One segment of Podarcis muralis chromosome 17, rPodMur119.hap1.1, whole genome shotgun sequence DNA contains the following:
- the PDZD4 gene encoding PDZ domain-containing protein 4 isoform X2 translates to MGCNMCVVEKPEEQYRVMLQVNGRELSRLSQEQTLEALRCSKEPLVIQVLRRSPRSRGGASEGAAPQGDPTTLVDSGTQTDITFEHLLGLGRMHPPSPPAVTLEPYGLPDLPSIGHEYYDPVEFMEGGAPETERAEELEYEEVELYKSSHRDKLGLMVCYRTDDEDDVNPNSIAAKDGRIREGDRIIQINGMEVQNREEAVAILTQEERTNISLLLARPETELSKRWKDSDREDFLDDFGSEHEAGTKPRRLLSPPDQQNEPLQEKPPGDPATPLTNSQELDSGVGRTDESTRNEESSEHDLLGDEAPSAANTPGTLRKFGPSLQPRDFHYSMDSLLAGEPPSAVGTDMMPGLTDEEYERYRELLELKCHLENGNEPGLVSAALDVNRNEVALLEEELRHLEFKCRNILRAQKMQQLRERCMKAWLLEEEGLYTLEGEPKKHELSDITELPERSDKDSTSAYNTGESCRSTPLLESPLRRLAEPPNLNRTAPPSPPQPKFRREERVRRSPKAAGEGSPYLGRRQREEPPAPISPMSLASICKDSLGGKGEPRMEWKVKVRSDGTRYVAKRPVRDRLLKARAMKIREERSGMTTDDDAVSEMKMGRYWSKEERKQHLIRAREQRKRREFMMQSRLDCLREREGSEARGVSGEVNILALSHRKTMKKRSRRILDNWITIQEMLAHGTRSADGRRVYNPLLSVTTV, encoded by the exons GTCAATGGTCGGGAGTTGTCCCGTCTCTCACAGGAGCAAACCCTTGAAGCCCTGCGGTGCTCCAAAGAGCCTCTGGTCATCCAGGTGTTGCGCCGCAGCCCCCGCAGCCGGGGTGGTGCCAGTGAAGGAGCTGCCCCCCAGGGGGACCCCACAACGTTGGTGGACAGTGGAACTCAGACAGACATCACCTTTGAACACCTACTGGGGCTAGGCAGGATGCACCCCCCGAGCCCCCCAGCTGTGACTTTGGAACCTTATGGGCTGCCTGATCT TCCTTCAATTGGGCATGAATATTATGACCCTGTGGAATTCATGGAAGGAGGTGCCCCAGAGACTGAGCGGGCAGAGGAGCTGGAATATGAG GAGGTGGAGCTGTACAAATCCAGTCACCGGGACAAGCTGGGCCTGATGGTTTGTTACCGAACTGATGATGAGGACGAT GTAAATCCTAACAGCATTGCTGCCAAGGATGGGCGAATCCGGGAAGGAGATCGCATAATCCAG ATAAATGGCATGGAGGTACAAAACCGGGAGGAGGCTGTAGCAATTCTCACCCAGGAGGAGCGGACAAATATTTCTCTGCTGCTGGCTAGGCCTGAGACTGAG TTGTCCAAGCGATGGAAGGACAGTGACCGTGAGGATTTCCTGGATGACTTTGGCTCTGAACACGAAGCCGGAACAAAGCCCCGGCGGCTCCTTTCTCCACCAGACCAGCAG AACGAACCCTTACAAGAAAAGCCTCCTGGAGACCCGGCCACTCCTCTGACCAACAGTCAGGAGCTGGACAGTGGTGTTGGCCGCACTGATGAAAGCACTCGCAATGAGGAGAGCTCTGAACATGACCTCCTGGGAGACGAAGCACCTAGTGCTGCCAACACCCCGGGAACCCTGCGCAAATTTGGGCCTAGCCTGCAGCCCCGCGACTTCCACTACAGCATGGACTCTCTGCTGGCAGGGGAGCCACCTAGCGCCGTGGGCACCGACATGATGCCAGGGCTTACTGACGAAGAGTATGAGCGCTACCGCGAGCTGCTGGAGCTCAAGTGCCACCTGGAGAACGGCAACGAGCCGGGCCTGGTGAGCGCTGCGCTGGACGTCAACCGCAACGAGGTGGCCCTCCTGGAGGAGGAGCTCCGCCACCTGGAGTTCAAGTGCCGCAACATCCTGCGAGCCCAGAAGATGCAGCAGCTGCGTGAGCGCTGTATGAAGGCCTggctgctggaggaggaagggctCTACACCTTGGAAGGGGAACCGAAGAAACACGAGTTGTCCGACATCACCGAGCTGCCGGAGCGCTCCGATAAGGACAGCACCAGTGCCTACAACACCGGGGAGAGTTGCCGAAGCACCCCCTTGCTGGAGAGCCCCCTGCGTCGTCTGGCAGAGCCCCCCAACCTCAACCGGACTGCCCCGCCTTCGCCGCCCCAGCCCAAATTCCGGCGTGAAGAGCGGGTGCGGCGCAGCCCCAAGGCAGCCGGGGAAGGCAGCCCATACttggggcggcggcagcgggaggagcCGCCCGCTCCTATCAGCCCAATGAGCTTAGCCAGCATATGCAAGGACTCTCTAGGGGGCAAAGGAGAGCCCCGCATGGAGTGGAAAGTGAAGGTGCGCAGCGATGGCACGCGCTACGTGGCCAAGAGGCCTGTGAGGGACCGGCTGCTCAAAGCCAGGGCCATGAAGATCCGCGAGGAGCGCAGCGGCATGACGACGGACGACGACGCCGTCAGCGAGATGAAGATGGGGCGGTACTGGAGCAAGGAGGAGCGGAAGCAGCACCTGATCCGCGCCCGGGAGCAGCGGAAGCGCCGCGAGTTCATGATGCAGAGCCGGCTGGACTGCTTGAGGGAGCGAGAAGGCAGCGAAGCCCGGGGAGTGTCTGGCGAGGTCAACATCCTGGCCCTGAGTCACCGCAAAACCATGAAGAAACGGAGCCGGCGCATCCTGGACAACTGGATCACCATCCAGGAGATGCTGGCGCATGGCACTCGCTCAGCAGACGGGCGCAGGGTTTACAACCCACTGCTGTCTGTCACCACGGTTTGA
- the PDZD4 gene encoding PDZ domain-containing protein 4 isoform X1 produces MGCNMCVVEKPEEQYRVMLQVNGRELSRLSQEQTLEALRCSKEPLVIQVLRRSPRSRGGASEGAAPQGDPTTLVDSGTQTDITFEHLLGLGRMHPPSPPAVTLEPYGLPDLPSIGHEYYDPVEFMEGGAPETERAEELEYEEVELYKSSHRDKLGLMVCYRTDDEDDVGIYVGEVNPNSIAAKDGRIREGDRIIQINGMEVQNREEAVAILTQEERTNISLLLARPETELSKRWKDSDREDFLDDFGSEHEAGTKPRRLLSPPDQQNEPLQEKPPGDPATPLTNSQELDSGVGRTDESTRNEESSEHDLLGDEAPSAANTPGTLRKFGPSLQPRDFHYSMDSLLAGEPPSAVGTDMMPGLTDEEYERYRELLELKCHLENGNEPGLVSAALDVNRNEVALLEEELRHLEFKCRNILRAQKMQQLRERCMKAWLLEEEGLYTLEGEPKKHELSDITELPERSDKDSTSAYNTGESCRSTPLLESPLRRLAEPPNLNRTAPPSPPQPKFRREERVRRSPKAAGEGSPYLGRRQREEPPAPISPMSLASICKDSLGGKGEPRMEWKVKVRSDGTRYVAKRPVRDRLLKARAMKIREERSGMTTDDDAVSEMKMGRYWSKEERKQHLIRAREQRKRREFMMQSRLDCLREREGSEARGVSGEVNILALSHRKTMKKRSRRILDNWITIQEMLAHGTRSADGRRVYNPLLSVTTV; encoded by the exons GTCAATGGTCGGGAGTTGTCCCGTCTCTCACAGGAGCAAACCCTTGAAGCCCTGCGGTGCTCCAAAGAGCCTCTGGTCATCCAGGTGTTGCGCCGCAGCCCCCGCAGCCGGGGTGGTGCCAGTGAAGGAGCTGCCCCCCAGGGGGACCCCACAACGTTGGTGGACAGTGGAACTCAGACAGACATCACCTTTGAACACCTACTGGGGCTAGGCAGGATGCACCCCCCGAGCCCCCCAGCTGTGACTTTGGAACCTTATGGGCTGCCTGATCT TCCTTCAATTGGGCATGAATATTATGACCCTGTGGAATTCATGGAAGGAGGTGCCCCAGAGACTGAGCGGGCAGAGGAGCTGGAATATGAG GAGGTGGAGCTGTACAAATCCAGTCACCGGGACAAGCTGGGCCTGATGGTTTGTTACCGAACTGATGATGAGGACGATGTAGGCATCTACGTtggagag GTAAATCCTAACAGCATTGCTGCCAAGGATGGGCGAATCCGGGAAGGAGATCGCATAATCCAG ATAAATGGCATGGAGGTACAAAACCGGGAGGAGGCTGTAGCAATTCTCACCCAGGAGGAGCGGACAAATATTTCTCTGCTGCTGGCTAGGCCTGAGACTGAG TTGTCCAAGCGATGGAAGGACAGTGACCGTGAGGATTTCCTGGATGACTTTGGCTCTGAACACGAAGCCGGAACAAAGCCCCGGCGGCTCCTTTCTCCACCAGACCAGCAG AACGAACCCTTACAAGAAAAGCCTCCTGGAGACCCGGCCACTCCTCTGACCAACAGTCAGGAGCTGGACAGTGGTGTTGGCCGCACTGATGAAAGCACTCGCAATGAGGAGAGCTCTGAACATGACCTCCTGGGAGACGAAGCACCTAGTGCTGCCAACACCCCGGGAACCCTGCGCAAATTTGGGCCTAGCCTGCAGCCCCGCGACTTCCACTACAGCATGGACTCTCTGCTGGCAGGGGAGCCACCTAGCGCCGTGGGCACCGACATGATGCCAGGGCTTACTGACGAAGAGTATGAGCGCTACCGCGAGCTGCTGGAGCTCAAGTGCCACCTGGAGAACGGCAACGAGCCGGGCCTGGTGAGCGCTGCGCTGGACGTCAACCGCAACGAGGTGGCCCTCCTGGAGGAGGAGCTCCGCCACCTGGAGTTCAAGTGCCGCAACATCCTGCGAGCCCAGAAGATGCAGCAGCTGCGTGAGCGCTGTATGAAGGCCTggctgctggaggaggaagggctCTACACCTTGGAAGGGGAACCGAAGAAACACGAGTTGTCCGACATCACCGAGCTGCCGGAGCGCTCCGATAAGGACAGCACCAGTGCCTACAACACCGGGGAGAGTTGCCGAAGCACCCCCTTGCTGGAGAGCCCCCTGCGTCGTCTGGCAGAGCCCCCCAACCTCAACCGGACTGCCCCGCCTTCGCCGCCCCAGCCCAAATTCCGGCGTGAAGAGCGGGTGCGGCGCAGCCCCAAGGCAGCCGGGGAAGGCAGCCCATACttggggcggcggcagcgggaggagcCGCCCGCTCCTATCAGCCCAATGAGCTTAGCCAGCATATGCAAGGACTCTCTAGGGGGCAAAGGAGAGCCCCGCATGGAGTGGAAAGTGAAGGTGCGCAGCGATGGCACGCGCTACGTGGCCAAGAGGCCTGTGAGGGACCGGCTGCTCAAAGCCAGGGCCATGAAGATCCGCGAGGAGCGCAGCGGCATGACGACGGACGACGACGCCGTCAGCGAGATGAAGATGGGGCGGTACTGGAGCAAGGAGGAGCGGAAGCAGCACCTGATCCGCGCCCGGGAGCAGCGGAAGCGCCGCGAGTTCATGATGCAGAGCCGGCTGGACTGCTTGAGGGAGCGAGAAGGCAGCGAAGCCCGGGGAGTGTCTGGCGAGGTCAACATCCTGGCCCTGAGTCACCGCAAAACCATGAAGAAACGGAGCCGGCGCATCCTGGACAACTGGATCACCATCCAGGAGATGCTGGCGCATGGCACTCGCTCAGCAGACGGGCGCAGGGTTTACAACCCACTGCTGTCTGTCACCACGGTTTGA
- the PDZD4 gene encoding PDZ domain-containing protein 4 isoform X3 has protein sequence MGCNMCVVEKPEEQYRVMLQVNGRELSRLSQEQTLEALRCSKEPLVIQVLRRSPRSRGGASEGAAPQGDPTTLVDSGTQTDITFEHLLGLGRMHPPSPPAVTLEPYGLPDLPSIGHEYYDPVEFMEGGAPETERAEELEYEEVELYKSSHRDKLGLMVCYRTDDEDDVGIYVGEVNPNSIAAKDGRIREGDRIIQINGMEVQNREEAVAILTQEERTNISLLLARPETENEPLQEKPPGDPATPLTNSQELDSGVGRTDESTRNEESSEHDLLGDEAPSAANTPGTLRKFGPSLQPRDFHYSMDSLLAGEPPSAVGTDMMPGLTDEEYERYRELLELKCHLENGNEPGLVSAALDVNRNEVALLEEELRHLEFKCRNILRAQKMQQLRERCMKAWLLEEEGLYTLEGEPKKHELSDITELPERSDKDSTSAYNTGESCRSTPLLESPLRRLAEPPNLNRTAPPSPPQPKFRREERVRRSPKAAGEGSPYLGRRQREEPPAPISPMSLASICKDSLGGKGEPRMEWKVKVRSDGTRYVAKRPVRDRLLKARAMKIREERSGMTTDDDAVSEMKMGRYWSKEERKQHLIRAREQRKRREFMMQSRLDCLREREGSEARGVSGEVNILALSHRKTMKKRSRRILDNWITIQEMLAHGTRSADGRRVYNPLLSVTTV, from the exons GTCAATGGTCGGGAGTTGTCCCGTCTCTCACAGGAGCAAACCCTTGAAGCCCTGCGGTGCTCCAAAGAGCCTCTGGTCATCCAGGTGTTGCGCCGCAGCCCCCGCAGCCGGGGTGGTGCCAGTGAAGGAGCTGCCCCCCAGGGGGACCCCACAACGTTGGTGGACAGTGGAACTCAGACAGACATCACCTTTGAACACCTACTGGGGCTAGGCAGGATGCACCCCCCGAGCCCCCCAGCTGTGACTTTGGAACCTTATGGGCTGCCTGATCT TCCTTCAATTGGGCATGAATATTATGACCCTGTGGAATTCATGGAAGGAGGTGCCCCAGAGACTGAGCGGGCAGAGGAGCTGGAATATGAG GAGGTGGAGCTGTACAAATCCAGTCACCGGGACAAGCTGGGCCTGATGGTTTGTTACCGAACTGATGATGAGGACGATGTAGGCATCTACGTtggagag GTAAATCCTAACAGCATTGCTGCCAAGGATGGGCGAATCCGGGAAGGAGATCGCATAATCCAG ATAAATGGCATGGAGGTACAAAACCGGGAGGAGGCTGTAGCAATTCTCACCCAGGAGGAGCGGACAAATATTTCTCTGCTGCTGGCTAGGCCTGAGACTGAG AACGAACCCTTACAAGAAAAGCCTCCTGGAGACCCGGCCACTCCTCTGACCAACAGTCAGGAGCTGGACAGTGGTGTTGGCCGCACTGATGAAAGCACTCGCAATGAGGAGAGCTCTGAACATGACCTCCTGGGAGACGAAGCACCTAGTGCTGCCAACACCCCGGGAACCCTGCGCAAATTTGGGCCTAGCCTGCAGCCCCGCGACTTCCACTACAGCATGGACTCTCTGCTGGCAGGGGAGCCACCTAGCGCCGTGGGCACCGACATGATGCCAGGGCTTACTGACGAAGAGTATGAGCGCTACCGCGAGCTGCTGGAGCTCAAGTGCCACCTGGAGAACGGCAACGAGCCGGGCCTGGTGAGCGCTGCGCTGGACGTCAACCGCAACGAGGTGGCCCTCCTGGAGGAGGAGCTCCGCCACCTGGAGTTCAAGTGCCGCAACATCCTGCGAGCCCAGAAGATGCAGCAGCTGCGTGAGCGCTGTATGAAGGCCTggctgctggaggaggaagggctCTACACCTTGGAAGGGGAACCGAAGAAACACGAGTTGTCCGACATCACCGAGCTGCCGGAGCGCTCCGATAAGGACAGCACCAGTGCCTACAACACCGGGGAGAGTTGCCGAAGCACCCCCTTGCTGGAGAGCCCCCTGCGTCGTCTGGCAGAGCCCCCCAACCTCAACCGGACTGCCCCGCCTTCGCCGCCCCAGCCCAAATTCCGGCGTGAAGAGCGGGTGCGGCGCAGCCCCAAGGCAGCCGGGGAAGGCAGCCCATACttggggcggcggcagcgggaggagcCGCCCGCTCCTATCAGCCCAATGAGCTTAGCCAGCATATGCAAGGACTCTCTAGGGGGCAAAGGAGAGCCCCGCATGGAGTGGAAAGTGAAGGTGCGCAGCGATGGCACGCGCTACGTGGCCAAGAGGCCTGTGAGGGACCGGCTGCTCAAAGCCAGGGCCATGAAGATCCGCGAGGAGCGCAGCGGCATGACGACGGACGACGACGCCGTCAGCGAGATGAAGATGGGGCGGTACTGGAGCAAGGAGGAGCGGAAGCAGCACCTGATCCGCGCCCGGGAGCAGCGGAAGCGCCGCGAGTTCATGATGCAGAGCCGGCTGGACTGCTTGAGGGAGCGAGAAGGCAGCGAAGCCCGGGGAGTGTCTGGCGAGGTCAACATCCTGGCCCTGAGTCACCGCAAAACCATGAAGAAACGGAGCCGGCGCATCCTGGACAACTGGATCACCATCCAGGAGATGCTGGCGCATGGCACTCGCTCAGCAGACGGGCGCAGGGTTTACAACCCACTGCTGTCTGTCACCACGGTTTGA